attttattactaaGTCCTTATCAAGACCTGGTATCTGATATGaataatttgattccaaattagGAAATTTGTTTCTATGGGAAAAAGCATTGCTGTGGTGGTGACAGGTGTTTGAGTAGAGGTAAGAAAAGGCTTTGCTGATATAGTTAATGTAGAAGAAAGCAGAGATTCTTCAGTGTTATGCACTTATCATTATATCAGTTAGAGAGCAGTTATGTCTAGGGATAAAATATGTATAGTGAAGGGGGGGGAAAACATGCATGGTTATAGCATTATCGATGCAAGGCAGTGAACTACATTCTATTGACTTAAAAGTTGAATTAGATTGATATAGTATTATCTAAAAGTGCAAACTATTTggtatgtttttctttaaatttaaatgcaaaattaaaaattttgtcttacAGTGGAGCTTCATGCAATGAACAATAAAGAGAACTCAATGCTTGACATTGATGGTTTAACTGCCATGAACTTAAACCAGCCACGAGTTCATCTTGGTAATGTTGCTGATGAAATGAACTTTACTGACCACTCCATTGACAATACACTGCCACCAGGAAGTTTATATGGTAATAGTAGCTTTCCAGGGATGAATATGTTCTCCACCGGTTTCAATATTgctcaaaattgtaaaaatcagGTATACTACAGTTATTAATTGGTTTACATTTTATCTTATATGAAggctttgtttatttttcaatttaacataaattttatttcagaattctgTTGGGAACAGTATTGCACCAAATGTCCTTGGGAACACTGGAACAAACAATCAAGTGCCGAATTTCAACattaataatagtattaataaCTTGAGTCCTGCTATGATGCGAAAAATACTCCAACAAACCCAAGCTTTCAATCctgtaagttttaattattttttaatttaatgaaattgccTTAAATGATTgagaatgatttattattatactgtaaattttgtttatgtatCCATAGGCCTGCATTCCTCAGAATACTGGACGTATGACCCAGCAGAATTTTCCTTCAACTGCTCAATTGCGCCACCTTGTACAGCAAATACAAATGGCAGTTCAAGCAGGCCATTTAAATCCTACAGTAAGTTATAGCATTTTTATCGGTAAATATTAATacagtattacatttttttagctgTTGTAACTATATTactttaacatgattttttttttatagattttaaatcagCCACTTGCTCCTCAAACATTACAGCTACTCTATCAACTTTTGCAACAAATAAGATTCCTGCATCAACTTCAGCAGCAGCAGATGTACTTTACTCAACATGGAAGTAAACCTGGCAGTCCACCTTTGCAGCTCAGTGTTCAGATTACTCAAGCAAAACAGCACATTGTAAATCTCCAAAACCAAATTGCTGCTCAACAAGCTATATTTTTGAAGCAGGTAATGAGAAatctgtttttttactttttttctaacaATAGTATGACTTCCTTTCTGTTTgagttaataatgatttaaacaaGTAGCGGAATAtacttttactattattattattattttgctgatCTAAGAATATAGTttctaatttaatcattttacatttCTAAGGACTAGCATGTTTTCACACATCATAAAATCCATACCAAAAGAGTTTATGATGTTTGTCTTTGGTGTATGTTTTTGTATGTACAGCTAGTTTGTTCTTCCCTGAATGTATAAACATATTCTCAAGTTATTTTTGATTCCACTACTAAACATGTAATTTTCTGTTTAAGattttactaacatttttaaaatgcaattttatttcaataattttttgttgttgttgattgatattttaaaaattatttggatatctgtaattattttatcacactgaaataattgattttttcccccctcttcTAACAGCAAGTACAGTTGCCAGTGCAGCATCCATCCCTCCAAAATCCTCAACCGTCCACTTTTGATGTTGTCAAATCCAATTTGGATTCTATAAATGGCTTGCACTCGGAATTCAGGGATCTCTCTGTAAAGGATTCAGCCTCTCAAGGTCACTCAAGACTCAATCAGTGGAAGTTGCCTTCATTTGAAAAAGATGATAATCCTGCTTCCAGTGAGAGCAATGGGTGTAATCGAAACAACAATGATGTATCAAATGAGTTTAGTCGAGCTCCTGGTTCAATCACTAAATCATCATCAGCAAACAGCTTGGCCTCTACAACTGCTACTCATTCTGCTTCAAATTTGCAACCTTTAAGCGAGAACACTTGGCCTGACATGCCTAGGTCGCAAAATGACACTTGGTCTGACCCAAATGATTCCAACAACTCTGTCCAAGGGAGCAATGATAACATCGGAAACTCGAATGATTCGAATACCGATGCTAACAGTAACAAACACAACAGTGCCTCAGAAAATAAAGACTCTCCTGCCACTTCCTCCAATCCCTCCACTTCCAGCTCTTCCCAGTCCTACAATTTAAATGACCTTGTGCCTGAATTCGAACCAGGAAAACCATGGAAAGGAACATCCCGCATTAAGAACTTTGAAGATGATCCCCATGTCACTCCTGGAAGCATTGCCAAATCTCCTTTGTCACTTAACAGTATTAAGGATTCTGATCTCTTCTCCTGGAACACTAAGCAGAATGTGCCCAATCTCTCAACTTCATCTTCATTGACCTCAAGTACATGGACTTTCTCGCCACCACCATCTTCTCAAAATAGGTAAGCattgatattcagattttttcaCTAATGCAATGAATCATGTTTAAATCATTTCAGTATTGAATGTGAAATTGAAATATGAAGAATATGAATTGAAATGTGAAGAAGCTTTCTCCtaatttttgtaagatatttttatatattgagtGAAACTGAATGtcctattttaaaacttttattatgtaACAAATAGTTGATCTATTTATTTCAAGAGGTGATATATTCTGGTTTTGGATACATGATGGATCACACATATTCAATGAGCATTTCTGTTGTTGCATTTATATGCCTCGAGTCAATAAACtgttttttatctaattttctattaCATGTATCTGTTGATTCTAGCAGTAACACCTTTGATAGAAATTTTGTTGAAGTATAATTTGCATATATTGGCAGTAaagtaacagttttttttttatctctgtcaGATGATGATCTACCAATCCATAATTCTTGATTTTGAGATAGTACCTCTATGTTCAGCTACCACCACTGTTATGAAAAGTTGTATTGCAATTTTTGCTGTGGGCATTGACATAGTCATGTTATTGTTTTGTTGCAGAATTGTTTTATTGACTTGGTGTGCATACCACAATgaaacaggggtgtttgtgctccggggaaaccccggaattccggggattttgaacttcgatacccagaaattccggggatcgtcgttcaaaaggaagtaggaataataatgaattatttattttgatctgggtaattttgtttgctttgaaagcagaaaacgcaaggtcagtgtgtgtggtgaaaacttttcctttctttctccaaaggcagtgataatgcatgaaaagggggaaaaaacttcttttttgttctttccttattgcgagttatgactcattcccccggttctcggacattctcttctggattcttttcggcaagtaggcgccgcagaaaaaaaaagggagagacttcgttcgaccaaatgtgcgatcacgtgactctgggttcaaaggtcttatctctcctggcatggcgccaataagtagagaagggggatttttcgccatattagctatttgtcattgatcgcttcgcaacttttttttctccgctgtgtaaaattttcgtttcatttattgatgcacgtgtaaatttttcatttcgcttattgaaatatttttttatttatgtatgcaagagaatttcactttgaaatttcagcacatgaaacagaaattaccccttaaaaattcatatctaattagttttacagcattagatccagagctaagaggtaaaaccagtacaatattagcttttgaaaaattatcatcttttatgtcccatatttttagtgataatgaaaagtcaaaagtagaagctgaaataaggttataccagaatgatattgatatcaccaaagaaatgctctacacatctgatgaaagtggaaatcaagtcaagtgtacaattgataaatattggtctaaagtttttaatttaaaagatgatttcacaaatgattataagtatcctacattggctaaattggtcaaagcctgccttagctgcttccatggcccattagtggaaagtgcattcaacttaatggatacacttgtcactgactatagaacctctcttaagattgattccctagatgcagtgcagactattaaatatgatttaatggcttctaaagaaacctcatgtgaaaaatacgGCTCAAAAAATCCagtgactgatccaattcacaaagatctcttactgaatatgaacagaagttggaaaacatatcaagaggacttaaaaacatgtatttcagatgagtcacccataaaagtctctgaaaaaccttctacattagcagaaaagcaaactgcttctacctctgcatgtgctgttctcgaggaaatttcttcaactgtaaatgaggaaaataaaagtcaaccttcctgtaattatgaagttcaccacaaaagaaagacaagcccacaaacatcaaaaaataaataaaaaaaaagcagcagaaattagataatttttttaaaaagaattaattcatgtaatttaaaatatttgcataaaatgtagtagtttatatgtttgaaaatttatggttattaattttgcaaaaaaagtaattcattgaacttttataattaggtcattcaatacttcataattgtaatttttcattccccccccccttctcgaaactccaaaatgccggtagtaagtccgtaaaagtttcaggggattttttggggtcccacaaacacccctgatgaaagaaatgtttattttactgaGCATTTGCAATACTTGTATTCAAAACTTGAATATATTACctcatgaataaatatattcttccaGATAAATAGACCTGATTTTAGAATCAATCCTGTCTTGTAAtgcaaaactttaattttagaaaaatttgaaagttgtaaaaaaaaagtttattattgtatattcCATTAAGTTTACAATTAGTCATTCCTTGCTAGAATGATAATGTTGATATTATAAATGAACATTTAGAACtatcttatttctttataatataatttgttactATTCCTGGATTAGTTTATGGGACATTTACTCTCACACaatgcatagtaaaataaaaaataaaaaaaatatttctgtataagtTAGAATGAACAGTAGAAAATAATTGGATTGAACTAGCAACTAAATTTCAGAAAGAATGCtgcaattgaatgaaaaataaaatgtgatggGAACTAATATGAAAGCTTCTTATTAAATGTGACAATTTTGAATGAATCTGTGAATTAATCTTTCTACATTTGTAGCTTTATCCAATTTGAATatcaaactaaatttcattttaattagttctattttatttagtgataGCTCATCTGGAAGATCTGCAAATTCGAGATCTTGGAATAATCGGCCTACTGAACAAGATCGCTTATCATGGAAGGGTCCATCATCCATGCCAAAGACTTCTCGCCCACCTCCTGGATTGAGTGGTCAAAACAAACCTATTACCTCAAACTGGATTGGGAGTGAAAGTGGTCCCCAAGGATGGTCTGCAAATTCAGGTATactatagtatttaatataaaaaaatttctatttcccCCATTTATAGAAATATGGAtgtactttaaaatatcaaattttattttctaaaatttaaatatgtatataaattgtcTAATAATATCAGTATTCCTTTTTTACCACTTAagtatgaattattataaatatagtttagtcttattttttgattttgaaatggtataaataagaaataatttttttatacatacatttttaaaatttctttcattgtgGCTGTTCTGTATAGGTGATATAAATTTGAGAGATGTGGCCTTTGttgtttctaaataaagataatttttttcaaaaatattgttaaaaatttggtatttagtagctcaattaattaaaaaacataccttctattataagtttaattaatcTTCCCTAGCTGCATCTATTATGTTAGTGCAAAGTGATGTTATCTGTTTGTAGTAAAcagaataatgatattttattcttagttatataattattggttaattgctttctttcttttttcatgctGTCATCATTAGCTGTTGATCTCATTCCTTCTACTGGATTAAACAGTTAGTCTtcctttttctcaaaatttaaaatgtctatgttgacttattttatttgctattttccTTATGTGTAATGAATTGCTCTTTGCAGCCAAATGAAGCAACTTAACTTAGATCTCATTCATACTCTTTCACTTcataaacacttttttatttcttaggtTGGGAAAAACAGTCTGGTTCTAATTTCTTAGTTTTGAAAAACCTCACTCCTCAGGTAAACTAAACTGATAATTTCGAAATTAACTATCTgtaatttttaatgtgttaaatcatgttcttttttttttttattcccaagCAATTGTCAATCAATTTTATGtagtatttattgattaaaacaaatgtttcttcTTAGAGGTGCTATGAGCTTTTAGCTGTACCTACTGTAATATCCTAATCATTTCTTATATACcttattgtcttttttatttgaaaatttattgccATTTACCTTGTCATTACTAAAAATGTCTTAATACTGTATGAATAATACGGATAAAGAGTTTATAGATaaagaagtaaattaataatgtaaaattaatattcaatctCGCAAtgggaaattaatataaaattttgagatggatttttcaatattatgaaaaatagagTGTTGTAGTACATGAATAATGTAGAAcatgtatttttaactttatattttctttttgcttcttAGATTGATGGATCTACATTAAAAACTTTATGTTTGCAACATGGTCCACTTCAATTGTTCCACTTACTTCTTAATCATGGCATTGCACTTGTACGTTATTCCACTCGTGAAGAAACAGAAAAGGCTCGATCTGCTTTGAATAATTGTGTCTTGAGCAATACGACCATTTTGGTCGACATTCCAACTGAGATGGAAGTCAAGCAGTACCTTCAATTAGCTAGCGGCCAGATGGGTTCAAATGTATCTTGGCCATCTGGCAATGGAAATGGAGATTCCAGTTTCAGCTCAGGCAGCACCTTTCCAATCAGTGGAAGCACTAACACTGCTAGTAATGGCAGTAGCTCAAGTAAGCTCACCACCAACAACTGGAACAGCGCAAGTCTGAATCTGCAAAGTTCAAATCTTTGGTCCTTCTCTGGCTCTGGCAACAGTCTGTGGGCCATGCAGTCATCCACCAATGACCATGACCAATGTATTCCCTCACCTCTCAACTCTTTCCTACCCGGTGACCTCTTGGGAGGTGGTGAATCAATCTGATACATGTGATCTGTCCATCGAATTTTGTGATCCATCACAGGGTGAGTGATTTGATGTAGATCATCCGGTCATATACCCTATTTGATGAGTCTCTTCTATTTAGtctcaaagaaaaagaattaaaaaaaactttgctgcTTTTACAAATGGGGGgggattattttcttttacagtatTTTTCCGACCATTGCGGAATTAGAAGACTGCATCGATGAAACAGTGACTGGAATGTAAAAAAATGAGGATTAGGAGAAAAATTGTGTgatattggatatatatatagcttaatgttttaaaatattctacttataaaaaatgatattaaaaacttgAAGTGTAGTCCGTTCATGAACGCAAAGTTTTCCATTATGTGATAAACTCATTACGGTTTTACTTTTAGACTTGGTTCAGCCTTCCCAACCGATATTTACTGCTCCTCAAAATGCTCAGTTGATGATGTCATATTAGATAAATATCGGTATAGTGTCTTGCATACGTTTGTCTAGTATTTTTTGGTGCCAGGATATCTGTgtgtatgtataaaatatagagatatatataattgtaggacatgtaaatataatttcatagttACCTTTACAAAATGCCAAATATGAGAGAACCTCATTGAGCACAGTCAATGTTTTATTTGCAGACATGCATCTTGTAGTGTGCATTTAAACTAGATATATTGAGTTATACCTGTTAATGTTTGAGCCTGTGTTATGGTGCACTGCAAAACTTGTGAAGTTAAATCTGATTACATAATCTGTAGTTTTTCTTTCTCTTGGTGATACCGTATTTTGTTATTCTTTCCTGGTGTGCAAaacaagcacttttttttttattgttgtcttAATCTTCGTCAGATTTGAGTACCTTTGTAgtattatctgtttttttttgtggattaagtataaattatgttaaatcgttgtcttaaaatgaaaatattatactttttgttGAGTGCTTTTCTGTtgtgttttgtaaatattagtgACAAAGATATTGGATGAGTCCATGTTTCATTTGCCTTGTTgaatgatcaaaaaaaaaaaaaaaaaagtgtggcAAAAGCAAGTAATAGTTTTGTAGTACTCTTAGTTTACTATCCATCTGCAGATGGattaatctttttcaaataaatatttcttggaataAAAATCGTCCTTTTAACCAAAAGCCCAAGATGGggtttgcatatatttttatcatttaattttagtgcattttaaaaattattcaaattttctttattcttaaatattaacttttacaaagatttattttaatttttactttctttttatataagacAAAATTCACTGAAACAAAAAGTTTGCCACATAATTCATGAATGTTtgagattctttttatttttattaaagcattcCTGTGGCTTTATATGGCAAAACATTTGTATCATAGAATTCTATATTGCTTTCTTTCTTATTCAGCAATATATCTGTTAACATTTTCCTATTAAATCTTGAAATTGCCTACATTTCTGAAACGTAACACTTCTTACTGGGTGTGCATACTGTTATattctcagaaaaataatttattatatatgtttcatATGTTGAAATGATTATGGTCATCTTGAGCTTTAACTAAACAtcccttttttttgtttgttttgtcaatttttaacttttttttttggttaggAGATAGGTACAATTTGTGCCTTAGGTATGAAATACAGGTAGCCTATTTCTCCTGAGAGCtcagattttttccccctccaaataaatattccaatattttgcAATTGTAGTGAAAAGAATTTGTGTCATGCATACCAAATATTAACTTCGAGTGTAAAAATGACAgatgtaaatgtaaaaattgttttttaaaagatctGAACTCATTCCATTATGGTATATGTAATACTGAGAAGTTTTGAGTGATGTCTTGTATATGTGTGATAACAAAAATTGTGCATGCTTGCAATTTGGCAAtgctttttctgtttaaatataaaaggtcatcaaattaatgaaattctgaatTGCTGTAGATCCATCagtctttttgaaagaaaaaaaaaaatctttcatagcACCATATTTTGTTCAACTTACCACatatttttactcttttgtttaaatgttcattgtaatattgatttttaccGAGAGCTTTGTTTCTGTAATGCTatgaattccaaatatttatgCATACATTTTAAAGTGATTTGTACGATTAACTGGACAGTCTTAGTTTTTATCTTTGACTTTTTgcatattaaagagaaaattatttatcttttaaaattatatttttgttaagaaCTATGTTTttaagtaagtaatttttttatatgcttaaaattaacttgtaaattattttatgcaaattttaactttaatttatcaGTGTTTCAATGACAGtattaaaatgaatgcttttaataGGCTAATTTCCCCAGAATGCTTAATATTCATAATGAAACTAAGTTTCTTAACAATTGACTGTCCAGTCTTGGAAGGAAACTTAAGTTTGCCTGGTCTGTGGTAATAATTTTACTTGGCTCTAAAAGTGTGCATCACTTGCAACTGAATCAGTCGCATTACTGAATGGTGCTAGTTCTGTACTTGTGTGTAAAATagtgcagaataaaaaaaaaaaatatgctgtgtTCCTTTTTTCCAACCTTTCTGTGCATGGACACAATCCACACATTATACATGTGTCGTATTAAGACCTGCAATAATTGGTCAATTTTATTGTGATGTGGTAGTTTGGTGATTGTTCtatattaattgttttcttaaagaCAAGTTTTCAGTTGTAAAATTTATTGGAGTGTTTGTAGAATCTAGTGTGTTTTTTGATCTAGTATAATGATGCACTAATGATAAAGAGCTTGATGTTTTGGATATATATTCATGTTGCCATTGCATTGAAATTTGTGCACTGCTGAATAAGTTGAAACtgattatagatttttttgtacataaaatcAGATAACACTGGCTATCATAAAAAATCTTGAAAGCAATTTTCaagtctattttaaaaaaaaaaaactttggacaTACGAAACCACACTGAAGTGTACTTTATCCACACTTCTTATTGCAGAATTGCCACTCATTTGcaacttgttttaattttaaaagtatgatcTGACCTTACAAATCAAGTGTTGAAGTCGTTTTTAGGCTCACTTACCTGTTGTAATTGTATACTTGCTTTTAATGTTATCTGCTAAATGAATTTTTCGAGTTGTGGCACAGTTGCTTCACTGGTATGTAcctgaatgaaagaaaaatgctgaTAGGGAGGTCATTTCCATAAATCACTTCCTCCCTCCCACTCTTTCCCCCCATGATAAAGTAACTAGTGTGAGAGATGGAACaatatgtttgtaaaattcaATTGCTGATTAAAGTTCCTAAAAAATGTGTTGCCCTCTTTTGGTTGACAATTCTTAGACCAAATCATCCTTATGGAATCAGCGCGAAAATCttgattatgtaaatttaatttacttaattgatGAACTAGTCTCAAATAATGCATGGTGAGCTtgtattttgatgttttaaattctGTAAGATGACATTCCCTTAATCTGGTGTGTTGAAGCTGTTTGCTTTGTGTTTTTTGCCATTCGTTCTTTGAATATTTGACAAGCACAGGTAATGCATTTAGTAAAATCTaatctattaatatatttgaatgataatAGGCATTGTACTTACATATCATTCTTTGGGAAAAGCCAACTAAATATCAGtctgttacataaaaaaaattagtacaactTTATAATTtggttgcttttttttcttcctgaagTCATTAGTCTCTGGAATTGATAAAACTGCTCAGATATTTCCACTGTGGAATGTATGTTAACACTTTTTGACGCAGTgacaaaaagttaataattttatacaacttAAAATTGAGAATTCAAATGGATCATACCTAGAGCTTTCTATATCAggatattaatagttaaaatgttcTACTGACATTGCATTTGTAATAAGTCTTAACttttttaacatcaattttttttcaagactATATAATAAAgtgttacttttattaaaatctgtaGGATTTTTACTATTACAGGACAATCATTACAgaatgcaaaatatgaaaaattacacCCATGCTCACTTCGTATATAATTTTCACCTTTTCATTTCATGACAGTTGTT
The Argiope bruennichi chromosome 6, qqArgBrue1.1, whole genome shotgun sequence DNA segment above includes these coding regions:
- the LOC129972790 gene encoding protein Gawky-like isoform X1 — its product is MPLTKPPNTWAQAAGKGLNSVGNGPTSSSNSEMENDQQDIAGSSSTKVIRMEENVNESQIAAAYSEGWGQRGINQDTAWEVPSSPHLSPKEGSTWTSTSTGTEIWENNVRHHVKSSNNKTPTQMREPWGHTPSTHIGGTWGEEEDTTNLWTGVPQASGATWGGESNTSVWSANPAEGGKNWGSQNNAINPNMNPSWGSEPPALQIGLPHMPLANENKNIAALQIGLSQISSPPNKNKNIVEDSGPDNGPPWADPSHKQNRSFGNWSPVTGSNKKMTPSGWEESAPQPPVTCQSGPNYDDGTAVWGNPVHQGKVSHWKDMPSAKQMPNCVMPPGNLCQGGNPCAPHGGPGMIRLPQTGSNMNKNDNVWMKNQSMNRNLNWNEVSSHRDPSGRRIWDDNPLPDKSVPGTPNTPNSAFGNWGEPGHPMGPYWGAKSKNASCSWAEGQVDTSSWGGPMKQGGKPLSKDLIWASKQFRLLMEMNFKKDDIENALRRSNMNLEEALMELHAMNNKENSMLDIDGLTAMNLNQPRVHLGNVADEMNFTDHSIDNTLPPGSLYGNSSFPGMNMFSTGFNIAQNCKNQNSVGNSIAPNVLGNTGTNNQVPNFNINNSINNLSPAMMRKILQQTQAFNPACIPQNTGRMTQQNFPSTAQLRHLVQQIQMAVQAGHLNPTILNQPLAPQTLQLLYQLLQQIRFLHQLQQQQMYFTQHGSKPGSPPLQLSVQITQAKQHIVNLQNQIAAQQAIFLKQQVQLPVQHPSLQNPQPSTFDVVKSNLDSINGLHSEFRDLSVKDSASQGHSRLNQWKLPSFEKDDNPASSESNGCNRNNNDVSNEFSRAPGSITKSSSANSLASTTATHSASNLQPLSENTWPDMPRSQNDTWSDPNDSNNSVQGSNDNIGNSNDSNTDANSNKHNSASENKDSPATSSNPSTSSSSQSYNLNDLVPEFEPGKPWKGTSRIKNFEDDPHVTPGSIAKSPLSLNSIKDSDLFSWNTKQNVPNLSTSSSLTSSTWTFSPPPSSQNSDSSSGRSANSRSWNNRPTEQDRLSWKGPSSMPKTSRPPPGLSGQNKPITSNWIGSESGPQGWSANSAVDLIPSTGLNSWEKQSGSNFLVLKNLTPQIDGSTLKTLCLQHGPLQLFHLLLNHGIALVRYSTREETEKARSALNNCVLSNTTILVDIPTEMEVKQYLQLASGQMGSNVSWPSGNGNGDSSFSSGSTFPISGSTNTASNGSSSSKLTTNNWNSASLNLQSSNLWSFSGSGNSLWAMQSSTNDHDQCIPSPLNSFLPGDLLGGGESI
- the LOC129972790 gene encoding protein Gawky-like isoform X2, which codes for MPLTKPPNTWAQAAGKGLNSVGNGPTSSSNSEMENDQQDIAGSSSTKVIRMEENVNESQIAAAYSEGWGQRGINQDTAWEVPSSPHLSPKEGSTWTSTSTGTEIWENNVRHHVKSSNNKTPTQMREPWGHTPSTHIGGTWGEEEDTTNLWTGVPQASGATWGGESNTSVWSANPAEGGKNWGSQNNAINPNMNPSWGSEPPALQIGLPHMPLANENKNIAALQIGLSQISSPPNKNKNIVEDSGPDNGPPWADPSHKQNRSFGNWSPVTGSNKKMTPSGWEESAPQPPVTCQSGPNYDDGTAVWGNPVHQGKVSHWKDMPSAKQMPNCVMPPGNLCQGGNPCAPHGGPGMIRLPQTGSNMNKNDNVWMKNQSMNRNLNWNEVSSHRDPSGRRIWDDNPLPDKSVPGTPNTPNSAFGNWGEPGHPMGPYWGAKSKNASCSWAEGQVDTSSWGGPMKQGGKPLSKDLIWASKQFRLLMEMNFKKDDIENALRRSNMNLEEALMELHAMNNKENSMLDIDGLTAMNLNQPRVHLGNVADEMNFTDHSIDNTLPPGSLYGNSSFPGMNMFSTGFNIAQNCKNQNSVGNSIAPNVLGNTGTNNQVPNFNINNSINNLSPAMMRKILQQTQAFNPACIPQNTGRMTQQNFPSTAQLRHLVQQIQMAVQAGHLNPTILNQPLAPQTLQLLYQLLQQIRFLHQLQQQQMYFTQHGSKPGSPPLQLSVQITQAKQHIVNLQNQIAAQQAIFLKQQVQLPVQHPSLQNPQPSTFDVVKSNLDSINGLHSEFRDLSVKDSASQGHSRLNQWKLPSFEKDDNPASSESNGCNRNNNDVSNEFSRAPGSITKSSSANSLASTTATHSASNLQPLSENTWPDMPRSQNDTWSDPNDSNNSVQGSNDNIGNSNDSNTDANSNKHNSASENKDSPATSSNPSTSSSSQSYNLNDLVPEFEPGKPWKGTSRIKNFEDDPHVTPGSIAKSPLSLNSIKDSDLFSWNTKQNVPNLSTSSSLTSSTWTFSPPPSSQNSDSSSGRSANSRSWNNRPTEQDRLSWKGPSSMPKTSRPPPGLSGQNKPITSNWIGSESGPQGWSANSGWEKQSGSNFLVLKNLTPQIDGSTLKTLCLQHGPLQLFHLLLNHGIALVRYSTREETEKARSALNNCVLSNTTILVDIPTEMEVKQYLQLASGQMGSNVSWPSGNGNGDSSFSSGSTFPISGSTNTASNGSSSSKLTTNNWNSASLNLQSSNLWSFSGSGNSLWAMQSSTNDHDQCIPSPLNSFLPGDLLGGGESI
- the LOC129972790 gene encoding protein Gawky-like isoform X3, producing MPLTKPPNTWAQAAGKGLNSVGNGPTSSSNSEMENDQQDIAGSSSTKVIRMEENVNESQIAAAYSEGWGQRGINQDTAWEVPSSPHLSPKEGSTWTSTSTGTEIWENNVRHHVKSSNNKTPTQMREPWGHTPSTHIGGTWGEEEDTTNLWTGVPQASGATWGGESNTSVWSANPAEGGKNWGSQNNAINPNMNPSWGSEPPALQIGLPHMPLANENKNIVEDSGPDNGPPWADPSHKQNRSFGNWSPVTGSNKKMTPSGWEESAPQPPVTCQSGPNYDDGTAVWGNPVHQGKVSHWKDMPSAKQMPNCVMPPGNLCQGGNPCAPHGGPGMIRLPQTGSNMNKNDNVWMKNQSMNRNLNWNEVSSHRDPSGRRIWDDNPLPDKSVPGTPNTPNSAFGNWGEPGHPMGPYWGAKSKNASCSWAEGQVDTSSWGGPMKQGGKPLSKDLIWASKQFRLLMEMNFKKDDIENALRRSNMNLEEALMELHAMNNKENSMLDIDGLTAMNLNQPRVHLGNVADEMNFTDHSIDNTLPPGSLYGNSSFPGMNMFSTGFNIAQNCKNQNSVGNSIAPNVLGNTGTNNQVPNFNINNSINNLSPAMMRKILQQTQAFNPACIPQNTGRMTQQNFPSTAQLRHLVQQIQMAVQAGHLNPTILNQPLAPQTLQLLYQLLQQIRFLHQLQQQQMYFTQHGSKPGSPPLQLSVQITQAKQHIVNLQNQIAAQQAIFLKQQVQLPVQHPSLQNPQPSTFDVVKSNLDSINGLHSEFRDLSVKDSASQGHSRLNQWKLPSFEKDDNPASSESNGCNRNNNDVSNEFSRAPGSITKSSSANSLASTTATHSASNLQPLSENTWPDMPRSQNDTWSDPNDSNNSVQGSNDNIGNSNDSNTDANSNKHNSASENKDSPATSSNPSTSSSSQSYNLNDLVPEFEPGKPWKGTSRIKNFEDDPHVTPGSIAKSPLSLNSIKDSDLFSWNTKQNVPNLSTSSSLTSSTWTFSPPPSSQNSDSSSGRSANSRSWNNRPTEQDRLSWKGPSSMPKTSRPPPGLSGQNKPITSNWIGSESGPQGWSANSAVDLIPSTGLNSWEKQSGSNFLVLKNLTPQIDGSTLKTLCLQHGPLQLFHLLLNHGIALVRYSTREETEKARSALNNCVLSNTTILVDIPTEMEVKQYLQLASGQMGSNVSWPSGNGNGDSSFSSGSTFPISGSTNTASNGSSSSKLTTNNWNSASLNLQSSNLWSFSGSGNSLWAMQSSTNDHDQCIPSPLNSFLPGDLLGGGESI